The Cellulophaga sp. L1A9 genome window below encodes:
- a CDS encoding DUF4212 domain-containing protein, with protein sequence MSDKQKNATAYWKENLRYLTILLSIWFLVSFVFGILMVDQLNEIKMGGFKLGFWFAQQGSIYVFVVLIFVYIRLMNKLDKKYGVDE encoded by the coding sequence ATGTCTGATAAACAAAAAAACGCAACAGCGTACTGGAAGGAAAATCTGCGGTACCTAACTATTCTATTATCCATTTGGTTTTTAGTTTCCTTCGTCTTTGGAATCTTAATGGTCGATCAATTAAACGAAATAAAAATGGGTGGCTTCAAACTAGGATTCTGGTTTGCACAACAAGGTTCAATTTATGTGTTTGTCGTTCTCATATTCGTCTATATAAGATTGATGAATAAGTTGGATAAAAAATATGGGGTTGACGAATAA
- a CDS encoding endo alpha-1,4 polygalactosaminidase yields MNYPLIITFLFLFVSCASDESVDATDNSDDPITTVESAAIPVYNQAYQENFEADKISTILSTAKNGYVLLDPFQDGVTDHVAAIQANGNQVGAYISIGTGETYREDYEQIKPYLVATPWGEWPDEFFIKETTTGVLEVMKARIDKIAARGFDWVEFDNMDWAFDDESRATYGIIATETDGAAYYQELCDYVHSKGMKCMAKNRVEDATDFDGVLYESYSDEKNWWDQSGAQSFLDAGKLVIINHYNEKSCGEVYSEYKGIYNDDLSFICEDAILKKYVHFNE; encoded by the coding sequence ATGAATTACCCTCTAATAATTACATTTCTGTTTTTGTTTGTTTCTTGTGCTAGTGATGAGAGTGTTGATGCGACAGATAATAGTGATGATCCTATTACTACAGTTGAAAGTGCTGCCATACCAGTTTACAATCAAGCCTATCAAGAGAATTTTGAGGCAGATAAGATTAGTACTATTTTAAGCACAGCCAAAAATGGATATGTTTTACTAGATCCTTTTCAGGATGGCGTAACTGATCATGTAGCAGCGATACAAGCAAATGGAAACCAGGTAGGCGCTTATATCAGTATCGGTACGGGTGAAACTTATAGAGAAGACTATGAACAAATAAAACCCTACCTAGTAGCAACGCCTTGGGGAGAATGGCCCGATGAATTTTTTATCAAAGAAACTACAACCGGAGTATTAGAAGTAATGAAAGCAAGAATAGATAAGATTGCTGCTAGGGGATTTGATTGGGTAGAGTTTGATAATATGGACTGGGCTTTTGATGATGAATCTAGAGCCACCTATGGGATAATCGCAACAGAAACTGACGGAGCAGCCTATTACCAAGAACTATGTGATTATGTACATTCAAAAGGAATGAAATGTATGGCGAAAAATAGGGTAGAAGATGCTACTGATTTTGATGGAGTCTTGTATGAATCGTATTCTGATGAAAAAAATTGGTGGGATCAATCTGGAGCCCAAAGTTTTTTAGATGCAGGGAAATTGGTGATTATAAATCATTATAATGAGAAATCTTGTGGAGAAGTGTATTCTGAATATAAAGGCATCTATAATGATGACCTTTCCTTTATTTGTGAAGATGCCATATTAAAAAAGTATGTTCATTTTAATGAGTAG
- a CDS encoding helix-turn-helix domain-containing protein, giving the protein MKIELCPNCGSDHKIKSGIVNNRQRYKCKQCGYFFSVNKIGKKIDDYYINKSLQLYLEGLSYREIERILGVSHVSIMNWVKKYNIKRPYNSNYHPTYKILNAIELGKYFQNAENIKGAGVVVTELGDKFMLIKWERFKD; this is encoded by the coding sequence ATGAAAATTGAGCTATGTCCAAACTGCGGGTCAGACCATAAGATTAAAAGCGGAATTGTAAATAATAGACAACGCTATAAGTGCAAACAATGCGGCTATTTCTTCTCTGTAAATAAGATTGGTAAGAAGATAGATGACTACTACATAAACAAGTCGCTTCAGTTGTATTTAGAGGGTTTGTCGTACCGAGAGATTGAGCGTATCCTTGGGGTTTCTCATGTGAGTATTATGAACTGGGTAAAGAAGTATAATATCAAGCGTCCTTATAACTCCAATTACCATCCAACCTATAAAATATTGAATGCGATAGAGTTGGGTAAGTACTTTCAAAATGCTGAAAATATAAAAGGTGCGGGAGTAGTAGTAACGGAGTTAGGAGATAAGTTTATGCTAATAAAATGGGAGCGTTTTAAGGATTAA
- a CDS encoding sodium:solute symporter family protein: protein MGILTWTWILVGITFALYIGIAIWARAGSSKEFYVAGGGVPPIINGMATAADWMSAASFISLAGIVSFGGYDGSVYLMGWTGGYVLLALLLAPYLRKFGKFTVPDFIGDRYYSNVARIVAVIAALIVSFTYVAGQMRGVGIVFSRYLEVDIETGVYIGMTIVLFYAVLGGMKGITYTQVAQYCVLIFAFMVPAIFISFEMTGNAIPQLGFGGSGDDGVYLLDKLDGLHAELGFSEYTTGSKSMIDVFAITLALMAGTAGLPHVIVRFFTVPRVKDARKSAGWALLFIAIMYTTIPAVAVFARVNLIETVSNKPYDGLPEWFANWEKTGLLKYEDKNNDGVVQYVADKNTNELTIDRDIMVLANPEIAKLPNWVIALVGAGGLAAALSTAAGLLLVIASSISHDLFKKILMPTISEKGELIAARLAAAVAVVIAGYFGINPPGFVAAVVALAFGLAAASFFPAIVLGIFDKRMNKEGAIAGMVIGLGLMLFYMLKFKFGIFDGGKEAVDSLKSSWWFGISPEGFGTIAMFVNFVISVVISRMTPAPPEDVQDIVENIRIPSGAGEASGH from the coding sequence ATGGGAATATTAACTTGGACCTGGATACTCGTAGGAATCACTTTTGCGCTTTATATAGGAATTGCAATTTGGGCTAGAGCAGGATCTTCAAAAGAATTTTATGTAGCAGGAGGTGGTGTGCCACCAATTATCAATGGTATGGCAACTGCTGCCGATTGGATGTCTGCGGCATCATTTATATCATTAGCCGGTATTGTGTCTTTTGGCGGGTATGATGGCTCTGTTTACCTCATGGGGTGGACAGGTGGATATGTGCTTTTAGCATTATTGCTCGCACCGTATTTAAGGAAATTCGGAAAATTTACAGTGCCAGATTTTATTGGAGATCGGTATTATTCCAATGTAGCACGTATTGTTGCTGTAATTGCAGCTTTAATTGTTTCATTTACCTATGTAGCAGGTCAAATGAGAGGTGTGGGAATTGTTTTTTCAAGGTATTTAGAAGTAGATATTGAGACCGGTGTTTATATCGGTATGACCATAGTACTTTTCTATGCGGTACTTGGAGGTATGAAAGGTATTACCTATACACAAGTAGCACAATATTGTGTGCTAATCTTTGCTTTTATGGTGCCCGCAATTTTCATTTCGTTTGAAATGACAGGGAACGCTATTCCGCAATTAGGGTTTGGTGGTTCAGGTGATGATGGGGTATATCTTTTAGATAAATTAGACGGTTTGCATGCAGAATTAGGTTTTAGTGAATATACTACAGGGAGTAAATCTATGATAGATGTGTTTGCAATTACACTTGCTTTAATGGCAGGTACCGCAGGCTTACCTCATGTAATTGTCCGTTTCTTTACCGTTCCTCGTGTTAAAGATGCACGTAAATCTGCAGGTTGGGCGTTATTATTTATTGCTATTATGTATACCACCATTCCGGCTGTAGCAGTATTTGCAAGAGTTAATCTTATAGAAACTGTTAGTAACAAACCCTACGATGGATTACCAGAGTGGTTTGCTAATTGGGAGAAAACTGGGCTTTTAAAATATGAAGATAAAAATAATGATGGCGTGGTTCAATATGTAGCAGACAAAAACACAAATGAACTTACTATTGATCGTGACATTATGGTGCTCGCAAATCCTGAAATAGCAAAATTGCCTAATTGGGTAATTGCATTAGTAGGAGCAGGTGGGTTGGCCGCAGCATTATCTACAGCAGCAGGTTTGTTGTTAGTCATAGCATCTTCTATTTCTCATGATTTATTCAAGAAAATTTTAATGCCAACCATTAGTGAAAAAGGAGAGCTTATTGCTGCACGTCTTGCAGCTGCAGTTGCAGTAGTGATTGCAGGATATTTTGGAATTAATCCTCCTGGGTTTGTTGCAGCCGTCGTCGCATTAGCCTTTGGACTCGCTGCCGCCTCATTTTTTCCGGCCATTGTATTGGGGATTTTTGATAAACGAATGAACAAAGAAGGTGCCATTGCTGGTATGGTTATAGGTTTAGGTTTAATGCTTTTTTATATGCTGAAATTCAAATTTGGAATCTTCGATGGAGGTAAAGAAGCAGTAGATAGTTTAAAGTCTAGTTGGTGGTTTGGGATATCCCCAGAAGGGTTTGGGACTATCGCCATGTTCGTCAACTTTGTAATCTCTGTAGTGATCTCAAGAATGACTCCTGCACCACCAGAAGATGTTCAAGACATTGTAGAAAATATAAGAATACCTTCAGGAGCTGGAGAGGCTTCTGGACACTAA
- a CDS encoding TolC family protein, which produces MKINIGKILRYRKSSFVGFLVLTSVYACVPTRTVKEENKSVPEQYANQSADTVNTAKMKWKEFFSDPYLVALIDTALVHNQELNIMLQNVDMSKNEIKTRKGEYLPFVNYFGGAEVEKVGEYTRNGAVEKNLDIRDGEEFPEPLTNYSFGLTASWEIDVWKKLRNAKKSAVFEYLSTVEGKNFMVTTIVSEIANSYYELLAVDSQLAIIDQNLEIQENALKMVRLQKQAARATELAVKKFEAEVLKNRSHRFELKQQIVEMENKINFLMGRSPQKVARNTGDFIGHAVDAIYAGVPSQLLQNRTDVRQAELELEAAKLNIKVAKANFYPSFDITASVGLEAFKPKYLNTTPESLLYSVVGDVVGPLINRNAIKAEYKNANDKQIQAVFEYEKTILNAYIEVSNELSNIDNLKQNFDLKVGQVEALTESIDISIRLFQSARADYMEVLLTQRDALEATIELIETKKDQMIAQTTMYKALGGGWN; this is translated from the coding sequence ATGAAAATTAATATAGGCAAAATATTAAGGTATAGAAAGTCTTCTTTTGTAGGCTTTCTGGTACTTACGAGTGTGTATGCTTGCGTGCCTACTAGAACAGTAAAAGAAGAAAATAAAAGTGTTCCAGAACAGTACGCAAATCAGTCTGCAGATACTGTAAATACAGCCAAAATGAAATGGAAAGAATTTTTTTCTGATCCCTATTTAGTTGCGTTGATAGACACCGCTTTGGTACATAACCAGGAGTTAAATATTATGCTACAGAATGTAGATATGTCTAAAAACGAAATAAAAACGAGAAAAGGAGAATATTTGCCTTTTGTCAATTATTTTGGTGGTGCTGAGGTTGAGAAAGTAGGTGAGTATACCAGAAATGGAGCTGTTGAAAAAAATCTAGACATTAGAGATGGTGAGGAGTTTCCTGAGCCATTGACTAACTACTCTTTTGGGTTAACAGCTTCTTGGGAGATAGATGTGTGGAAGAAGTTACGTAATGCTAAAAAATCTGCTGTTTTTGAATACCTATCTACAGTAGAGGGTAAGAATTTTATGGTCACTACTATTGTTTCCGAAATTGCAAATTCTTATTATGAACTTTTGGCAGTAGATAGTCAGTTAGCAATAATTGACCAGAACTTAGAAATTCAGGAGAATGCTCTTAAAATGGTACGACTTCAGAAGCAGGCTGCAAGAGCGACGGAGTTAGCAGTTAAAAAGTTTGAGGCGGAAGTATTGAAAAATAGAAGCCACAGATTTGAACTAAAACAACAAATTGTTGAAATGGAGAATAAGATTAATTTCTTAATGGGTAGGTCTCCACAAAAGGTAGCTAGAAATACAGGCGATTTTATAGGCCATGCTGTTGATGCTATTTATGCCGGTGTACCCTCGCAATTACTTCAAAATCGTACAGATGTTCGTCAAGCAGAATTAGAGTTAGAGGCTGCTAAATTAAATATTAAAGTGGCAAAAGCTAATTTTTATCCTTCCTTTGATATTACAGCAAGCGTGGGTTTAGAGGCTTTTAAACCTAAGTATTTGAATACGACACCGGAATCTCTTTTGTATTCTGTAGTAGGGGATGTCGTTGGCCCATTAATCAATAGAAATGCTATTAAAGCGGAATATAAAAATGCAAATGACAAGCAGATCCAGGCCGTTTTTGAATATGAAAAAACTATTTTGAATGCTTATATTGAAGTGTCAAATGAACTTTCAAATATTGATAACTTGAAGCAAAATTTTGATTTAAAAGTAGGTCAGGTTGAAGCTTTAACAGAATCTATCGATATTTCGATACGTCTTTTTCAATCGGCTCGTGCAGATTATATGGAAGTACTTTTAACGCAACGTGATGCGTTAGAGGCTACCATTGAACTTATCGAAACTAAAAAGGATCAAATGATTGCCCAAACAACTATGTATAAAGCATTAGGGGGCGGATGGAATTAA
- a CDS encoding YbjQ family protein has translation MENFKHIKVTTTSSLQNVEIVEYLEPISVTIVIGMNFFEDLLTGFRDVIGGKSNTYTKSLEKINEEAIIELKRRAHYLNANYVIGLSIDNDEISAQGKSMLMVTAMGTAVRVAGKAKNVIKNSTSINLEAFEQLSLKARLLASAEKDELILTENKWNQIIENQVSELIPFLLSKLTNNLSQFDVKENIKLFFDTLERENTITQIFDFLENNEDRDLEYVLEVIQELNMVDYDKNLKLLTSKKQYLHTLGASIAGMHKKTYFKADLKPIQETIMVLEEKFPVKAKFIRSKESFSDKEIDVWKCECGTENNLERAICRECRKDIHGLKDAVIDLKEIKENLIFKLALLEKNFA, from the coding sequence ATGGAAAATTTTAAACATATAAAAGTAACAACAACTTCTTCTTTGCAGAATGTTGAAATAGTAGAATACCTGGAACCTATTTCTGTAACTATCGTTATTGGGATGAATTTCTTTGAAGATTTACTAACAGGATTTCGGGATGTTATTGGAGGTAAGTCTAATACATATACCAAATCATTAGAAAAGATTAATGAAGAAGCTATTATAGAACTTAAAAGACGTGCCCATTATTTAAATGCCAATTACGTTATCGGTCTCAGTATTGACAATGATGAGATTTCTGCCCAAGGAAAATCAATGTTGATGGTTACCGCTATGGGGACAGCGGTAAGAGTAGCAGGAAAGGCTAAGAATGTAATTAAAAATTCAACCTCCATAAATTTAGAAGCTTTTGAGCAATTGTCTTTAAAAGCACGATTGTTGGCTAGTGCAGAAAAAGATGAACTGATTTTAACTGAGAATAAGTGGAATCAAATTATAGAAAATCAAGTTTCAGAATTAATCCCTTTTCTATTGAGCAAACTCACCAATAACTTAAGTCAGTTTGATGTTAAAGAAAATATTAAGTTGTTTTTTGATACGCTAGAAAGAGAGAATACAATAACGCAGATTTTTGATTTCTTAGAAAACAATGAAGATAGAGATTTGGAGTATGTTCTAGAAGTGATACAAGAATTAAATATGGTGGACTATGATAAGAATCTAAAGCTATTGACTAGTAAAAAACAGTATTTACATACTTTGGGAGCTTCCATTGCTGGAATGCATAAAAAAACCTATTTTAAAGCTGACTTGAAACCTATTCAAGAAACGATTATGGTTTTAGAAGAAAAATTTCCTGTAAAGGCAAAATTCATAAGATCTAAAGAATCGTTTTCAGATAAAGAAATTGATGTTTGGAAATGCGAATGCGGAACAGAAAATAACTTGGAAAGAGCTATTTGTAGAGAATGTAGAAAGGATATTCACGGATTAAAAGATGCCGTTATCGACCTTAAAGAAATTAAGGAAAATTTAATTTTTAAGTTGGCACTTTTAGAAAAAAACTTTGCTTAA
- a CDS encoding sensor histidine kinase, whose translation MNNYLLIVIIVVYLAVLFFIAFLGEKKKKSKWVNNPYVYTLSLAVYCSAWTYYGSIGIAANSGIDFLPIYLGPVIAAPLWIVVLRKVIRISKQNKISSIADFISLRYGNNRFLGALVTLVCLFGTIPYISLQLKAVSETFEIMGDSFPHVSTNIFNDSTFYVALLLAIFATFFGTQKADASEKHTGIIVAVAFESILKLVFFLVIGIYVTFYLFDGTTDIYNQIATIDNFKELTSLSGLEDGFNWFFMIGLSFMAIFLLPRQFQVSVLENTREKYLKKAIWLFPLYLLLFNIFVIFIAWAGELTFGGTANSEYYTLLLPLENGNSFLATLVFLGGFSAVISMVVVSTLALSTMVSNNLIIPYGFLDKFIRNQTERNAKYIKNIRRISIFTIIIIAYFFYVSFSRELSLYAIGLISFVIIGQLAPSFFIGLFWNRGSSRGAIIGIIVGFFITVYTLVLPFTIAATGRDDFTQHGLFGITALKPYALFGIDFLSPPAHAFFWSILFNLLCYLVFSIITKGNYRERNYAEMFVDSRNFTALQDSALVWKGEAYVADIKNVLIRFLGETKATRALKLFFTKYNLPLDTQLADARLINFSEKLLTGSIGSASAKILIASVVKEEQISLVEVLKILEESKKNIVSNKMLLEKSDELSQLSSKLKDANEELVVKDKQKDEFLDTVAHELKTPITGIRAATELLMDEEDDMPKEIKKQFLNNILQDSDRLGRLINNILDFEKMETGRLSLNMGSLDILQTIRKAVERTQHIAAKKGIKINIKNVHRFYLNYDEDRIIQVLYNLLSNAIKFCEPESGQIEIDYRLGNEVLEISVRDNGKGIPLEDIDFIFDKFYQSQHQNTIKPEGSGLGLAITRQIIEKHGGKIWASKHIKTGAELVFTLPFS comes from the coding sequence ATGAATAATTATTTGCTAATCGTTATTATCGTAGTGTATTTAGCAGTGTTGTTCTTCATTGCTTTTTTGGGAGAAAAAAAGAAAAAAAGCAAATGGGTAAACAACCCATATGTTTATACGTTATCCTTAGCGGTGTATTGTTCAGCATGGACCTATTATGGTAGTATAGGGATTGCGGCTAATTCTGGAATTGATTTTTTGCCTATTTACTTAGGGCCTGTTATTGCTGCACCATTGTGGATAGTAGTACTTCGAAAAGTGATACGAATTTCTAAGCAAAATAAGATTTCTTCTATAGCAGATTTTATTTCTTTGCGTTATGGGAACAATCGATTTTTAGGAGCATTAGTTACGTTGGTTTGTCTTTTTGGAACCATTCCTTATATTTCGCTACAACTAAAAGCGGTTTCAGAAACATTCGAAATTATGGGAGATAGTTTTCCTCATGTTTCAACTAATATTTTTAATGATTCTACCTTTTATGTAGCGCTACTTTTAGCCATATTCGCAACATTCTTTGGTACGCAAAAAGCAGATGCATCAGAAAAACATACAGGAATAATTGTTGCCGTAGCTTTTGAATCAATACTAAAATTAGTATTCTTTTTAGTCATTGGTATTTACGTAACTTTTTATTTATTTGATGGTACCACAGACATTTATAATCAAATAGCGACCATAGATAATTTTAAAGAACTCACCAGTCTTTCAGGTTTAGAAGATGGGTTTAATTGGTTTTTTATGATTGGATTATCATTTATGGCCATCTTTTTATTGCCCAGACAATTTCAAGTTTCGGTCTTAGAGAATACTCGAGAAAAATATTTAAAAAAAGCGATTTGGTTGTTTCCGCTTTACCTTCTTTTGTTTAACATATTTGTAATTTTTATCGCTTGGGCAGGAGAGCTAACTTTTGGTGGCACTGCAAATTCGGAATACTACACCTTGCTTTTGCCTTTGGAGAACGGCAACTCTTTTCTGGCGACCTTAGTTTTTCTTGGAGGATTCTCAGCAGTTATTTCAATGGTGGTTGTTTCTACATTAGCACTGTCAACCATGGTGAGTAATAATTTAATCATCCCCTATGGTTTTTTAGACAAATTCATCAGAAACCAAACAGAACGGAATGCCAAGTATATTAAGAATATTCGCCGAATTTCTATTTTTACCATTATTATAATAGCTTATTTTTTCTATGTTTCTTTTTCGCGAGAATTATCATTGTACGCTATAGGGCTAATTTCCTTTGTAATTATAGGCCAACTTGCTCCCTCTTTTTTTATTGGATTGTTTTGGAATCGTGGTTCCTCTAGAGGGGCTATAATAGGAATAATTGTGGGTTTTTTTATAACAGTTTATACCTTGGTGCTTCCATTTACAATAGCTGCTACAGGAAGAGATGATTTTACACAACATGGTTTATTTGGCATTACAGCCCTTAAGCCGTATGCTCTTTTTGGAATCGATTTTTTGAGTCCGCCAGCACATGCTTTTTTCTGGAGTATTCTATTTAATTTATTGTGTTATTTAGTATTTTCAATTATAACAAAAGGAAATTATAGAGAACGTAATTATGCTGAAATGTTTGTAGACAGTAGGAATTTTACCGCCTTGCAAGATAGTGCACTCGTATGGAAGGGAGAGGCCTATGTAGCTGATATTAAAAATGTACTTATCCGTTTTTTAGGAGAAACAAAAGCGACTAGAGCATTAAAATTATTTTTCACGAAGTATAATTTACCCTTGGATACACAATTAGCAGATGCTAGATTGATAAACTTTTCAGAAAAGCTTTTAACAGGTAGTATTGGGAGTGCTTCTGCTAAAATTTTAATCGCTAGTGTGGTTAAGGAAGAGCAAATAAGCTTAGTGGAAGTCCTTAAAATTTTAGAAGAGTCTAAGAAGAATATTGTAAGTAATAAAATGCTGCTTGAAAAATCAGATGAGCTTTCTCAATTGTCTTCAAAATTAAAAGATGCAAATGAAGAACTTGTGGTGAAGGATAAACAAAAAGATGAGTTTTTAGATACCGTAGCGCACGAGTTGAAAACGCCTATTACTGGAATTAGAGCGGCTACAGAACTTTTGATGGATGAAGAGGATGATATGCCAAAGGAGATTAAAAAACAGTTTCTAAATAATATACTTCAAGATTCAGATAGGTTGGGGCGTCTCATTAATAATATTTTAGATTTTGAAAAGATGGAAACAGGGCGACTTAGCTTAAATATGGGGTCTCTTGATATTTTACAAACCATTAGAAAAGCTGTGGAGCGCACACAACATATCGCTGCAAAAAAAGGCATAAAAATAAACATTAAGAATGTGCATCGTTTTTATCTAAATTATGATGAAGATAGAATCATTCAGGTATTGTACAACTTGCTGTCAAATGCCATAAAATTTTGCGAACCAGAATCTGGACAGATTGAAATAGATTATAGGCTTGGAAATGAAGTGCTAGAGATTTCTGTAAGAGACAATGGAAAAGGGATTCCGCTTGAAGATATCGATTTTATTTTTGATAAATTCTACCAATCTCAACATCAAAATACTATTAAGCCAGAAGGTAGTGGGTTAGGCTTAGCGATTACAAGACAGATTATTGAAAAACACGGTGGAAAAATTTGGGCCTCTAAACACATAAAAACAGGTGCAGAACTTGTTTTTACGTTACCATTTAGTTAA